In Gemmatimonadetes bacterium SCN 70-22, a single genomic region encodes these proteins:
- a CDS encoding chromosome partitioning protein ParA: MARIIAVANQKGGVGKTTTAVNLAAALAAAEQRTLLVDADPQGNATSGLGIERANLHRTTYDALLDLAPTSDAILREVQFRKLDLVPATADLAAAEVELVDVEDREHAMRRALDQVRDQYDFILIDCPPSLGLITVNMLVTADGVLIPLQCEYFALEGLSQLLNTIQLVQRQLNDRLAIDGVLLTMYDARLNLSRQVAADAREYFGPQVFEAVIPRNVRLAEAPSFGKPIIVYDVGSVGSTAYLNAAKELIRRLGTPVSAPAAAEDASA, translated from the coding sequence GTGGCCAGAATCATCGCTGTAGCCAACCAGAAGGGTGGCGTAGGCAAGACCACAACTGCTGTGAATCTGGCGGCCGCTCTCGCCGCAGCCGAGCAGCGAACGCTCCTGGTCGACGCCGACCCTCAAGGGAACGCGACCAGTGGGCTTGGAATTGAGCGCGCCAACCTTCACAGAACGACATACGACGCCCTTCTCGACCTCGCGCCGACAAGCGACGCCATACTTCGCGAGGTGCAGTTCAGAAAGCTGGATCTGGTCCCTGCAACGGCCGACCTTGCCGCGGCCGAAGTGGAACTCGTCGATGTCGAAGATCGGGAGCACGCGATGCGCCGAGCGCTCGATCAGGTCAGGGACCAGTACGACTTCATCCTGATCGACTGTCCCCCGTCGCTCGGCCTGATCACGGTCAACATGCTCGTGACAGCCGACGGAGTTCTCATCCCGCTCCAGTGCGAGTACTTCGCCCTGGAAGGGCTCAGCCAGCTCTTGAATACCATTCAGTTGGTGCAACGGCAGTTGAACGATCGCCTCGCGATCGACGGCGTCCTGCTCACGATGTACGACGCGCGCCTCAACCTATCCCGCCAGGTGGCTGCCGACGCACGAGAGTATTTCGGCCCGCAGGTCTTTGAAGCAGTCATTCCTCGAAACGTTCGTCTGGCCGAAGCACCGAGTTTCGGCAAGCCCATCATCGTCTACGACGTAGGGTCGGTCGGATCGACTGCATATCTCAATGCGGCGAAGGAACTTATCAGACGATTGGGAACGCCCGTTTCCGCTCCGGCAGCGGCCGAGGACGCTAGCGCGTGA
- a CDS encoding tRNA uridine-5-carboxymethylaminomethyl(34) synthesis enzyme MnmG: protein MSSNEHDFDVIVVGAGHAGTEAAVAAARAGASVALVTSALETIGQMSCNPAIGGVAKGTVVREVDALGGIMARATDLAMLQFRMLNRGKGAAVWAPRAQCDRGLYRRAVRSLLEQHARLHTIQGTVARLLMDDTGRTVFGVETLEGRRFGAKAVVITAGTFLRGRIHIGTETRIAGGRAGEAPALHLAEQLERAGLEVARFKTGTPPRVDGRSVNLAALERQGSEVEAFDYSWSHFWETARRQNSVTRHPEQLDCWITFLGEKGKRLIQDNIRSSAMYGGAIASRGPRYCPSVEDKVVKFPAAERHQIFLEPEGHDTSELYVNGMSTSLPAPVQLDILRTIPGLEQVRMTRAGYAIEYDYFPPTQLDASLQVRAIPGLYFAGQINGTTGYEEAAGQGVVAGINAALAACGRPPFCPGRETSYIGVLVDDLVHRGVDEPYRLFTSRSEFRLTVRQDNALRRLAPLGQALGLFTAREDEVIAERLAHEDAASRLAAETSIRPEQVNERLAQVGSAPIPHSVKITELARRQDVQLHELFELAGVGSGLAFDAVVTTELQIKYAGYFERERVQADKLRRMGSFTLDVDLPYESMQSIAFEARQKFAERRPRSLAQAARIPGVSPSDLQNLVLEVERHRRVAGSTGEAS from the coding sequence ATGTCGAGCAACGAGCACGATTTCGATGTCATCGTCGTCGGCGCCGGACACGCCGGTACCGAGGCGGCGGTCGCGGCAGCTCGCGCCGGCGCGTCCGTCGCCCTCGTCACGAGCGCACTCGAGACGATCGGACAGATGTCGTGCAATCCGGCCATTGGCGGCGTGGCCAAGGGGACGGTCGTGCGCGAGGTCGACGCGCTGGGGGGAATTATGGCGCGGGCCACCGATCTGGCCATGCTCCAGTTCCGTATGCTCAATCGCGGCAAGGGAGCCGCAGTCTGGGCCCCTCGCGCCCAGTGCGACCGCGGCCTCTACCGGCGCGCGGTGCGATCACTGCTCGAACAACACGCGCGACTGCATACCATCCAGGGAACGGTCGCCCGTCTCCTCATGGACGACACGGGACGCACGGTGTTCGGCGTCGAAACCCTGGAGGGACGTCGTTTTGGCGCCAAGGCGGTTGTCATCACCGCCGGAACCTTCCTCCGCGGACGGATTCACATCGGCACCGAGACCCGCATCGCGGGCGGGCGCGCGGGCGAGGCGCCGGCCCTGCATCTCGCCGAGCAGCTCGAACGCGCAGGGCTCGAGGTCGCGCGCTTCAAGACCGGGACGCCGCCTCGGGTTGACGGACGAAGCGTGAACCTCGCGGCCCTCGAGCGGCAGGGGAGCGAAGTCGAGGCATTCGACTACTCTTGGTCACACTTCTGGGAAACAGCAAGACGACAGAATAGCGTCACTCGGCACCCAGAACAGCTCGATTGCTGGATCACCTTTCTCGGGGAGAAAGGAAAGCGCCTGATCCAGGACAACATTCGCAGCTCCGCAATGTACGGAGGCGCGATCGCGTCGCGCGGCCCGCGCTACTGCCCCTCGGTCGAGGACAAGGTCGTGAAGTTCCCGGCCGCAGAGCGGCACCAGATCTTCCTCGAGCCGGAGGGTCACGACACCTCGGAGCTGTACGTGAACGGAATGTCCACGTCGCTCCCTGCTCCCGTGCAGCTCGACATCCTTCGGACCATCCCCGGTCTGGAGCAGGTTCGGATGACGCGGGCTGGCTACGCGATCGAGTACGACTACTTCCCACCGACCCAGCTCGACGCCTCGCTTCAAGTGCGCGCCATTCCCGGGCTCTACTTCGCTGGCCAGATCAATGGCACCACCGGCTACGAGGAGGCCGCAGGGCAGGGGGTCGTCGCGGGGATCAACGCCGCGCTCGCCGCCTGCGGGCGCCCGCCGTTCTGCCCTGGAAGGGAGACCTCGTACATCGGTGTGCTCGTCGATGACCTCGTCCATCGCGGCGTGGACGAACCATACCGCCTTTTCACGTCGCGCTCCGAATTCCGTCTCACGGTTCGCCAGGACAACGCCCTCCGCCGCCTCGCCCCCCTCGGCCAGGCGCTCGGCCTGTTTACCGCCCGCGAGGACGAGGTCATCGCCGAACGGCTGGCGCACGAGGACGCCGCATCGCGTCTCGCGGCGGAAACGAGTATTCGCCCGGAGCAGGTCAACGAACGCCTGGCGCAGGTCGGCAGTGCTCCCATCCCACACTCGGTCAAGATCACCGAGCTCGCGCGCCGTCAGGATGTGCAGTTGCACGAGCTCTTCGAGCTGGCGGGGGTTGGCAGCGGGCTCGCGTTCGACGCCGTCGTCACGACCGAGCTCCAGATCAAGTACGCAGGATACTTCGAGCGCGAACGCGTGCAGGCCGACAAGCTGCGCCGGATGGGGAGCTTCACGCTGGATGTCGACCTGCCTTACGAGTCCATGCAGTCCATCGCGTTCGAGGCGCGGCAGAAGTTCGCCGAGCGGAGGCCGCGTTCACTGGCCCAGGCCGCTCGCATCCCGGGCGTGTCCCCAAGCGACTTGCAGAACCTCGTCCTCGAGGTCGAGCGGCATCGGCGGGTTGCCGGGAGTACGGGCGAGGCGTCTTGA
- a CDS encoding arsenate reductase — MMEVQIFGTRKSADTRKALRFFAERRVKTHFVDLNERAAALGELRRFAQKFGVEALIDRDSKRFQELGLGVARYSDDRWLEKLADEPMMLRVPLTRYQHKLTIGLAESTWKEWVA, encoded by the coding sequence ATGATGGAAGTGCAGATCTTCGGCACGAGGAAGAGCGCGGACACTCGCAAGGCCCTGCGGTTCTTTGCCGAGCGGCGCGTCAAGACACACTTCGTGGACCTGAACGAGCGAGCGGCAGCGCTCGGCGAGTTGAGGCGTTTCGCCCAGAAGTTCGGGGTGGAGGCGCTGATCGATCGTGACTCGAAGCGCTTCCAGGAACTGGGGCTTGGGGTGGCGCGCTACTCGGACGACCGCTGGCTGGAGAAGCTGGCCGACGAGCCGATGATGCTTCGCGTCCCGCTGACCCGCTACCAGCACAAGCTGACCATCGGCCTGGCCGAATCGACGTGGAAGGAGTGGGTGGCCTGA
- a CDS encoding N-acyl-L-amino acid amidohydrolase, translating to MVPSLLRLLPIAVFAMLLASPVASVAQSTELARLHSVIDRKALDIEEKVVAWRRDIHQHPELSFQEVRTARLVADHLRALGIEVQTGVGGNGVLGILRGGKPGPVVALRADMDALPVTELVDLPFKSTVRAVYNGQETGVMHACGHDNHVAILMGTAEVLAGMRAQLPGTVKFIFQPAEEAPPVGGAGPMIEAGVLENPKVDAIFGLHVGPGRLGSVGWRPGAIAAAADQFRIVVRGRQTHGAYPSAGIDPIVVGSQIVLGLQTIISRQSNLVTAPAVLTVGAFHAGLRENIIPDSAWMIGTIRTLDAAMRTDIHQRLTRTAESIAQSAGATAEVHIELGYPVTMNSAALARRMAPSLQRVVGADQLYESQPGTAGEDFSRYLEKVPGFFFGLGVTPSDRDPRTVASNHSPLFFADEAALPIGVRLMSSVAVDFLVGDARVQP from the coding sequence ATGGTGCCGTCCCTGCTCCGCCTCCTTCCCATCGCTGTGTTCGCGATGCTCCTGGCATCGCCCGTCGCGAGCGTCGCGCAGTCGACCGAGCTCGCCCGCCTCCACTCCGTCATAGACCGCAAGGCCCTCGACATCGAGGAGAAGGTCGTCGCATGGAGGCGCGACATCCATCAGCACCCCGAGCTGTCGTTCCAGGAGGTGCGAACCGCACGGCTCGTCGCCGATCACCTGCGGGCGCTGGGGATCGAGGTGCAGACGGGAGTCGGGGGGAACGGAGTGCTCGGCATCCTGCGCGGCGGCAAGCCCGGCCCGGTCGTCGCCCTACGAGCCGACATGGACGCCCTCCCGGTGACCGAGCTGGTCGACCTCCCCTTCAAGAGCACGGTGCGCGCCGTCTACAACGGTCAGGAGACGGGTGTCATGCACGCCTGCGGGCACGACAACCACGTGGCCATCCTGATGGGGACCGCTGAGGTCCTCGCGGGGATGAGGGCGCAGCTTCCGGGAACCGTCAAGTTCATCTTCCAGCCGGCAGAGGAGGCACCGCCGGTGGGCGGCGCGGGCCCGATGATCGAGGCCGGCGTGCTCGAGAACCCGAAGGTCGATGCCATCTTCGGTCTGCACGTCGGTCCGGGGCGCCTGGGGAGCGTCGGCTGGCGTCCCGGCGCGATCGCGGCCGCCGCCGACCAATTCCGCATCGTCGTGCGCGGCCGGCAGACGCATGGCGCCTACCCCTCGGCGGGGATCGACCCCATCGTCGTCGGATCACAGATCGTCCTCGGGTTGCAGACGATCATTAGTCGCCAGTCCAACCTCGTCACCGCGCCGGCCGTCCTGACGGTCGGTGCCTTCCATGCCGGGTTGCGCGAGAACATCATTCCTGACAGCGCGTGGATGATCGGCACCATTCGCACGCTCGACGCGGCCATGCGCACCGACATCCACCAGCGCCTGACGCGTACCGCGGAGTCCATTGCCCAGAGCGCAGGGGCCACGGCGGAGGTCCACATCGAGCTGGGGTACCCCGTGACGATGAACTCCGCCGCCCTCGCCCGCCGGATGGCGCCGTCGCTGCAGCGCGTGGTGGGAGCGGACCAGCTCTACGAGTCCCAGCCCGGCACCGCGGGCGAGGATTTCTCCCGCTACCTCGAGAAGGTCCCGGGATTCTTCTTCGGCCTCGGCGTCACCCCGAGCGATCGCGATCCGCGCACCGTCGCGTCCAATCACTCACCGTTGTTCTTCGCAGACGAGGCCGCCCTGCCCATCGGCGTGCGCCTCATGTCCAGCGTCGCCGTCGACTTCCTGGTCGGCGACGCTCGGGTGCAGCCATAG
- a CDS encoding ABC transporter ATP-binding protein (Uup; in Escherichia coli this cytoplasmic protein was shown to contain ATPase activity; mutations in this gene affect RecA-independent excision of transposons and affects Mu bacteriophage growth), producing the protein MSLVSFQSVTIAFGGPPILDGASFSIERGERVCLLGRNGAGKSTLMKLLDGTVLPDAGDIVRQGGVSIARLEQDVPDMLDGSMFEIVAEGLGDDGRLLSRYHEASLRVGVDPSPANLKALDRLHHALDVADAWQLHTRVATVLQHLALDPDARFADASGGRKRQALLARALVRQPDLLLLDEPTNHLDIEAIEWMEGYLIERGITLLFVTHDRAFLRRLATRILELDRGRLYDWGSDYDTYLARKDAALEVEQKAWDEFDRRLAIEERWIRTSIQARRTRNEGRVRALESMRRERGERRDRTGTAKLAAQEAERSGRLVVEARDVCFAHGERTIVRDFSATIMRGDRVGLVGPNGSGKTTLLRLLLGELTPGSGTVRHGSGLQVAYFDQLREALDPDRTVFDSIADGADFVRLAAGPRHVHGYLQDFLFTPERARTPVRALSGGERNRLLLARLFTRPFNVLALDEPTNDLDIETLDLLEELLLDFSGTLLVVSHDRAFLDHVVTSTLVMQGRGVVGEFAGGYSDWVRQRPAPANPPPAPKPAANSPSPPAARRRDKPRKLSFKEQKELDTLPEHIDALEQERTALYGRLADPTVLRDGAGVATAKARLAAVDDALAAAMARWEELERIASGM; encoded by the coding sequence GTGTCCCTCGTCTCCTTCCAGTCCGTCACCATCGCATTCGGTGGGCCGCCCATACTCGACGGGGCGTCCTTCTCCATCGAGCGCGGCGAGCGCGTCTGCCTGCTTGGTCGAAACGGGGCGGGGAAGAGCACGCTGATGAAGCTCCTCGACGGAACGGTCCTCCCCGACGCGGGAGACATCGTGCGACAGGGCGGGGTGAGTATCGCGCGCCTGGAGCAGGACGTTCCCGACATGCTCGACGGCTCCATGTTCGAGATCGTCGCCGAGGGGCTGGGCGACGATGGAAGGTTGCTCTCCCGATATCACGAGGCGTCGCTGCGCGTCGGCGTCGATCCTTCGCCAGCCAACCTGAAGGCGCTCGATCGGCTGCATCATGCCCTCGACGTCGCCGACGCCTGGCAGCTGCACACCCGGGTCGCGACGGTGCTCCAGCATCTCGCCCTCGATCCCGACGCCCGGTTTGCCGACGCGAGCGGCGGGCGCAAGCGACAGGCGCTGCTGGCGCGCGCCCTCGTCAGGCAGCCCGACCTCCTCCTGCTGGACGAGCCGACGAATCACCTCGACATCGAGGCGATCGAGTGGATGGAAGGCTACCTGATCGAGCGCGGCATCACCCTCCTCTTCGTGACCCACGACCGCGCCTTCCTCCGGCGACTCGCCACACGCATCCTCGAACTGGACCGCGGGCGCCTGTACGACTGGGGTAGCGACTACGACACGTATCTCGCGCGCAAGGACGCAGCGCTCGAGGTGGAGCAGAAGGCGTGGGACGAGTTCGACCGCAGGCTCGCCATCGAGGAGCGATGGATTCGCACCAGCATCCAGGCGCGGCGAACCCGGAATGAGGGTCGCGTGCGCGCCCTCGAGTCGATGCGGCGCGAGCGCGGTGAGCGCCGCGATCGCACGGGAACCGCCAAGCTCGCCGCACAGGAGGCCGAGCGATCAGGACGCCTCGTGGTCGAGGCGCGTGACGTCTGTTTTGCCCACGGCGAACGCACCATCGTGCGCGATTTCTCCGCCACCATCATGCGGGGCGATCGCGTCGGGCTCGTCGGCCCCAATGGCTCCGGCAAGACCACGCTCCTGCGTTTGCTCCTGGGTGAGCTCACCCCCGGCAGCGGCACGGTACGACACGGATCGGGCTTGCAGGTCGCCTACTTCGACCAGCTGCGCGAGGCGCTCGATCCCGACCGAACCGTCTTCGACAGCATCGCCGATGGCGCCGACTTCGTGCGGCTTGCCGCCGGGCCACGACACGTGCATGGCTACCTGCAGGACTTTCTCTTCACGCCCGAACGCGCGCGGACGCCGGTGCGCGCCCTTTCGGGCGGTGAGCGCAATCGTCTCCTGCTCGCGCGCCTCTTCACGCGCCCCTTCAATGTCCTGGCGCTCGACGAACCCACGAACGACCTCGACATCGAGACGCTCGACCTCCTGGAGGAGCTCCTCCTCGACTTCAGCGGGACGCTCCTCGTCGTGAGTCACGATCGTGCCTTCCTCGACCACGTCGTCACCAGCACGCTGGTCATGCAGGGGAGGGGAGTGGTGGGGGAGTTCGCGGGCGGCTATTCCGACTGGGTCCGCCAGCGCCCGGCACCGGCAAACCCTCCTCCTGCCCCCAAGCCGGCGGCCAACTCTCCCTCGCCGCCCGCAGCACGGCGCCGCGACAAGCCGCGGAAGCTCTCCTTCAAGGAACAGAAGGAACTGGACACGCTCCCCGAACACATCGACGCCCTGGAGCAGGAAAGAACGGCCCTCTATGGGCGCCTCGCCGATCCCACCGTGCTGCGCGACGGTGCCGGCGTCGCGACTGCGAAGGCCCGGCTTGCCGCAGTCGACGACGCGCTCGCAGCGGCCATGGCTCGCTGGGAGGAGTTGGAACGCATCGCCAGCGGGATGTGA
- a CDS encoding UDP-N-acetylenolpyruvoylglucosamine reductase, producing the protein MTKTPATVAAFVDAARRTLDCEHLRRDEVLAPYTTFKIGGPADVMYDATSADDLAEAVLLARATATPYFILGLGANILVGDKGFRGVVIRNRAAAHSPVGETGLRAESGATIRDLIFIAIGRGLSGLEHYIGIPSTVGGAVWQNLHFLSPAPGRERTMFIAEVVESVELLTEKGERSTVDQGAMAFGYDTSRLHHTRDVALAVTFRLTPGDPFVMHRILQENLSWRGARHPWLDIHPSAGSIFKKIEGVGAGRLIDQCGLKGFRIGGAQVSHIHANIMVNLGGATAADVRALIAHVQQAVEARHGLHLDPEVGFVGEF; encoded by the coding sequence ATGACGAAAACGCCTGCCACCGTCGCCGCGTTCGTCGATGCGGCACGCCGAACCCTCGACTGCGAGCACCTGAGGCGCGACGAGGTGCTCGCTCCATACACCACATTCAAGATCGGCGGTCCGGCCGACGTGATGTACGATGCCACGTCGGCCGACGATCTGGCAGAGGCGGTGCTGCTCGCGCGCGCCACGGCCACGCCATACTTCATCCTCGGACTGGGCGCCAACATCCTCGTCGGCGACAAGGGCTTTCGGGGTGTCGTGATCCGCAACCGCGCGGCGGCGCACTCCCCCGTCGGCGAAACCGGGCTGCGCGCCGAGAGCGGGGCGACGATCCGGGACCTGATCTTCATCGCCATCGGTCGGGGACTCTCCGGGCTCGAGCACTACATCGGCATTCCGAGCACCGTGGGAGGAGCGGTCTGGCAGAACCTGCACTTCCTCTCGCCGGCCCCCGGACGAGAGCGGACGATGTTCATCGCCGAGGTGGTCGAGTCGGTGGAGCTCCTCACCGAGAAGGGGGAACGTTCGACGGTCGACCAGGGGGCCATGGCCTTCGGATACGACACATCGCGCCTCCATCACACGCGCGACGTCGCGCTCGCCGTGACCTTCCGCCTGACGCCCGGCGATCCTTTCGTGATGCACCGTATCCTGCAGGAGAACCTGAGCTGGCGCGGCGCGCGACACCCCTGGCTCGACATTCACCCCAGCGCCGGCTCGATCTTCAAGAAGATCGAGGGCGTGGGCGCAGGGCGACTCATCGACCAGTGCGGCCTCAAGGGGTTCCGCATCGGCGGGGCACAGGTCTCGCACATCCACGCCAACATCATGGTCAACCTGGGCGGCGCCACGGCAGCGGACGTGCGCGCGCTCATCGCCCACGTGCAGCAGGCGGTCGAGGCGCGACACGGCTTGCACCTCGACCCGGAGGTCGGCTTCGTCGGAGAGTTCTGA